A stretch of the Arachis stenosperma cultivar V10309 chromosome 6, arast.V10309.gnm1.PFL2, whole genome shotgun sequence genome encodes the following:
- the LOC130932770 gene encoding protein trichome birefringence-like 26 has translation MVKSELKKPSNNKHVNVIVIVLMKLALSCLLLGLAIHLLFFFSDSSHNELLCASTNETQTAANNNADEQEEEEEEKCDLFVGDWVADPSPPLYTNESCLLIEDHQNCMRNGRPDSEFLYWKWAPRACGLPRFSPTKFLHIMRDKSWAFIGDSISRNHVQSLLCILSQIEAAQEVYHDEEFKSKIWKFPSYNFTLSVIWTPFLIKADIFEDSNGLSSSEIQLHLDTLDHKWTNQYHNFDYVVIAGGKWFLKTAIYHENGTVRGCHYCPGKNLTELGFDYAYRKALRQVFHFLTNSNHKATVFFRTTTPDHFENGEWFSGGYCNRTVPFEEDQVRLSDVDSMMRGIELQELEKAAAWEHGARLKLLDTTRLALLRPDGHPGPYRQFHPFANDMNAKIQNDCLHWCLPGPIDSWNDTVLQMLLNGRS, from the exons ATGGTGAAATCAGAGTTGAAAAAGCCGAGCAACAACAAGCATGTGAATGTGATTGTGATTGTGTTGATGAAGCTTGCACTGTCATGCCTCTTGTTGGGTCtagccatccacctcctcttcttcttctctgattcaTCCCACAATGAGCTTCTCTGTGCTTCAACCAACGAAACACAAACCGCCGCTAACAATAATGCGgatgaacaagaagaagaagaagaagaaaagtgtGATCTTTTTGTGGGAGATTGGGTGGCTGACCCATCTCCCCCACTCTATACTAATGAAAGCTGCCTTCTCATTGAAGATCACCAGAACTGCATGAGGAATGGACGCCCTGATTCTGAGTTCCTCTACTGGAAGTGGGCCCCACGGGCCTGTGGGCTACCCAGGTTCAGCCCAACCAAGTTCCTTCATATCATGAGGGATAAATCATGGGCCTTCATTGGTGACTCCATCTCCCGTAACCACGTTCAGTCTCTACTCTGCATTCTCTCCCAG ATAGAAGCAGCCCAAGAGGTGTACCATGATGAGGAATTCAAATCAAAGATATGGAAGTTCCCTTCTTACAACTTCACACTCTCAGTAATATGGACCCCGTTCCTTATCAAAGCAGATATATTCGAAGACTCAAACGGACTTTCGTCCTCTGAAATCCAGCTTCATCTCGACACCCTGGATCACAAATGGACCAACCAATACCACAATTTCGATTACGTCGTCATAGCCGGAGGCAAATGGTTCCTCAAGACCGCAATCTACCACGAAAACGGAACCGTCAGGGGATGCCATTATTGCCCTGGAAAGAATCTGACGGAGCTAGGATTCGACTACGCATACCGCAAGGCGTTGCGGCAGGTCTTCCATTTTCTAACAAACTCTAACCATAAAGCAACCGTTTTCTTCAGAACTACCACACCGGATCACTTTGAGAATGGAGAATGGTTCAGTGGTGGTTATTGCAATAGAACAGTACCTTTCGAAGAGGATCAAGTGAGGCTAAGTGACGTGGATTCCATGATGCGAGGGATTGAACTCCAAGAGCTTGAGAAGGCGGCAGCGTGGGAACATGGCGCCAGGCTGAAACTTTTGGACACAACAAGATTGGCTTTGTTGAGGCCTGATGGACATCCAGGACCGTACAGACAGTTTCATCCCTTTGCAAATGATATGAATGCgaaaattcagaatgattgttTGCATTGGTGTTTGCCGGGACCAATTGATTCATGGAATGATACTGTACTACAAATGTTGCTCAATGGCAGATCATAG
- the LOC130932480 gene encoding uncharacterized protein LOC130932480, translating into MADSTKVRLVRCPKCENLLPELADYSLYQCGGCGAVLRAKLKGYVSGSLSEKSDEGKVGGDSGKLENSLEKSIVAPSYTSNVDTKPDNGYESLPTQSNENGVSENGVDVSGSKDQVVKAIGREGEEPESRAGFDEGSSKFSGRMFSRRNGDKPRADMESVRFSTSNHPDEGTSNSYSWRKQNDEQDRSELLRKLDELKGQLGKSSEAVSDSKEKVRPDERMIPPDPWFPDGSSRLNRNSRQFFGTDKHVAGPPYFNYCHDPYAYTSSHEMAMPNFHPAMHNLNHIPGYGDPYASQMLRRGPHQFLQQSMHPYFPGRYVDSSTDYEPYTHNAMLHPSSCSCFHCYDNKRRGPVPNSRFPDTPNDPMLYNHDIPGAFGPHARTAIPPKQLHNRWPSEMSGFVRSRPRKVMLASGRQHCRPIAGGSPFITCHNCFELLQLPKRVLVMLKGHRQKVRCGACSTDIIFTVINSKLVVSPHPERADDGSNEVVSRRMFHPRGHMNRSGVNFSSDDYSGYEFHSVDRVAGPSSNSNKSQDMQSFHSSSPSTSEDENSLEMMTAPSDATKAINKGSSSPPAGSPLQEYFDYSNNNYAVNRFGKGNRSSRSEQEKAKVDKVTSRQNSLKEAAVATEMDVHDYSNTAVSLDSRDDHPKSNKGTDSFLANIIKKSFRDFSRSAQTDDRSKINVTVNGHPISDRVLKKAEKLAGPIQPGNYWYDFRAGFWGVMGGPCLGIIPPFIDEFNYPLSDKCSGGNTGVFVNGRELHLKDLDLLAGRGLPTERDRSYIIEISGRVLDEDTGEELESLGKLAPTVEKVKHGFGMKVPRPAA; encoded by the exons ATGGCGGACTCCACCAAGGTGCGCTTGGTGCGCTGCCCCAAGTGTGAAAATCTCCTTCCTGAGCTTGCTGATTACTCTCTTTATCAATGCGGTGGTTGCGGTGCTGTTCTTCGAg CGAAGCTTAAAGGTTATGTAAGTGGCAGCTTGTCAGAGAAGTCTGATGAGGGAAAGGTTGGAGGAGATTCTGGAAAACTAGAAAATTCTTTGGAGAAAAGCATAGTTGCTCCCAGTTATACTTCAAATGTTGATACTAAGCCAGATAATGGATATGAGAGTTTGCCGACTCAATCGAACGAGAATGGGGTTTCTGAGAATGGTGTTGATGTCAGTGGCAGCAAAGATCAAGTGGTAAAAGCAATAGGAAGGGAAGGGGAGGAGCCCGAGTCTCGGGCTGGTTTCGATGAAGGATCATCGAAATTCTCTGGGAGAATGTTTAGCCGGCGAAATGGAGACAAGCCTAGAGCTGATATGGAAAGTGTGAGATTTTCCACTTCAAATCATCCTGATGAGGGCACTTCAAATAGCTATTCATGGAGGAAGCAGAATGATGAGCAAGATCGAAGCGAGCTTCTAAGGAAGTTGGATGAGTTAAAGGGCCAGCTAGGTAAATCTTCTGAAGCAGTTAGTGACTCAAAAGAGAAGGTTCGTCCCGATGAAAggatgattcctccagatcCTTGGTTTCCGGATGGATCATCAAGGCTAAACAGGAATTCAAGACAATTTTTTGGCACTGACAAACATGTTGCAGGTCCCCCATACTTCAATTATTGCCATGATCCATATGCTTATACTAGCAGTCATGAAATGGCTATGCCCAACTTCCATCCTGCAATGCATAATCTGAATCACATTCCTGGATATGGAGATCCTTATGCATCTCAAATGCTGAGGAGAGGTCCACATCAATTCCTACAACAATCAATGCATCCTTACTTTCCCGGACGTTATGTTGATAGTAGTACAGATTATGAACCATACACACATAATGCAATGCTTCACccatcttcttgttcttgttttcATTGCTATGACAACAAACGCAGAGGTCCAGTGCCTAATAGCAGATTTCCTGATACCCCAAATGATCCTATGTTATACAATCACGACATACCAGGTGCATTTGGTCCACATGCTAGAACTGCCATTCCTCCAAAGCAGTTGCATAATAGATGGCCTAGTGAGATGAGTGGTTTTGTGCGAAGCCGTCCCCGAAAAGTAATGTTAGCTAGTGGCAGACAGCATTGCCGTCCCATAGCCGGTGGTTCTCCCTTCATTACATGTCATAATTGCTTTGAGCTATTGCAGCTGCCTAAAAGGGTGCTGGTTATGTTAAAGGGTCATCGGCAGAAAGTGAGATGTGGAGCTTGCTCCACAGACATAATTTTCACTGTCATCAACAGCAAGCTAGTTGTTTCTCCTCATCCGGAAAGGGCTGATGATGGCTCTAATGAGGTTGTAAGTAGGCGGATGTTTCATCCACGTGGTCACATGAACAGGAGTGGTGTTAACTTCTCTTCTGATGATTATTCTGGTTATGAGTTCCACTCAGTAGACAGAGTTGCAGGCCCAAGTTCAAATTCTAACAAGTCCCAGGATATGCAAAGCTTTCATTCTTCATCTCCCAGCACCTCTGAAGACGAAAATAGTCTAGAAATGATGACTGCTCCAAGTGATGCAACTAAGGCCATTAACAAAGGCTCTTCCTCTCCTCCTGCTGGCTCACCTTTGCAAGAGTATTTCGATTACTCTAACAATAACTATGCAGTAAATCGGTTTGGAAAAGGCAACCGAAGTAGTCGCTCAGAACAAGAGAAGGCCAAAGTTGACAAGGTTACATCACGGCAGAATTCTCTAAAGGAGGCAGCAGTTGCAACTGAGATGGATGTCCATGACTATTCTAACACTGCTGTCTCCCTGGATTCTAGAGATGATCATCCTAAATCCAACAAAGGGACTGACTCATTCTTGGCAAATATTATCAAGAAAAGCTTCCGAGATTTCTCTCGATCTGCTCAAACGGATGATCGAAGCAAAATCAATGTTACTGTAAATGGGCACCCCATTTCGGATCGTGTACTTAAGAAGGCCGAGAAGCTAGCTGGACCAATCCAGCCTGGAAATTATTG GTATGATTTTCGAGCTGGATTTTGGGGTGTCATGGGTGGACCTTGTCTTGGAATAATTCCT CCATTTATAGATGAGTTCAATTATCCTTTGTCGGACAAATGTTCCGGTGGAAACACTGGTGTTTTTGTAAACGGTAGGGAGCTTCACCTAAAAGATTTGGATTTGCTTGCTGGAAGGGGACTTCCCACTGAAAGAGATAGATCTTATATCATTGAAATTTCTGGGAGAGTCCTGGATGAAGACACAGGAGAAGAGCTAGAGAGCCTTGGAAAGCTTGCGCCAAC agttgaGAAAGTGAAGCATGGATTTGGCATGAAAGTACCTAGACCAGCTGCATAA
- the LOC130935123 gene encoding jasmonoyl--L-amino acid synthetase JAR4-like, whose protein sequence is MLEKVEEFNMEKVIQEFETLTKDAGRVQRETLKRILEDNASAEYLQNLGLNGRTDPESFKACVPLVTHKELEPYIHRIIDGDTSSILTGKPITTLSLSSGTTQGKPKYLPWNDELFETTMQIYQTSFAYRNREFPIKNGKALSFIYSSKQFKTKGGVAAGTATTNVFRNSRYKREMKALQSQCCSPDEVIFGPDFFQSLYCHLLCGLIFHEEVQLVSSVFAHSIVHAFRTFEQVWEELCTDIKQGVLSSRITVPSIRAVMSKLLKPNPELANLIHAKCVGLSNWYGLIPELFPNAKYVYGIMTGSMEPYLKKMRHYAGELPLLTADYGSSEGWIAANVNPRLAPEFATYAVLPQIGYFEFIPLTQLENNDASSSFLSIDLNPVGLSEVKVGEEYEIVITNPAGLYRYRLGDVVKVMGFHNSTPELKFVRRSSLLLTINIDKNTEADLQLAVEAAGKVLAEEKLEVVDFTSHVDLSKEPGHYVIFWEINGEASEQVLGECCNCLDKSFVDAGYTSSRKVNCIGPLELRLVRRGTFQKILEHYLGLGATVSQYKTPRCVGPTNSTVLQILTDNVVKTYLSTAFN, encoded by the exons ATGTTGGAGAAAGTGGAAGAGTTCAACATGGAGAAGGTGATCCAAGAGTTTGAGACACTTACAAAAGATGCCGGAAGGGTTCAGAGGGAAACCCTCAAGAGGATTCTGGAGGATAATGCTTCAGCTGAGTATTTGCAGAATTTGGGTCTCAACGGAAGAACTGACCCTGAAAGTTTCAAGGCTTGTGTACCACTTGTTACCCACAAAGAATTGGAGCCTTATATACATAGAATCATTGATGGAGACACTTCTTCTATTCTCACTGGAAAACCTATCACTACTCTGTCATTAAG CTCTGGCACTACTCAGGGGAAGCCAAAATATCTGCCATGGAATGATGAATTGTTTGAAACCACTATGCAGATATATCAGACCTCTTTTGCCTATAGGAATAG AGAGTTCCCTATCAAGAATGGGAAGGCTTTGAGCTTCATATACAGCAGCAAACAGTTCAAAACAAAAGGGGGTGTGGCAGCCGGAACTGCCACAACCAATGTGTTCCGCAATTCGCGGTACAAGCGGGAGATGAAGGCACTCCAATCCCAATGTTGCAGCCCAGATGAAGTGATATTCGGCCCTGACTTCTTTCAATCACTCTACTGCCACCTCTTGTGTGGACTAATCTTCCATGAAGAAGTTCAGCTTGTTTCGTCCGTATTTGCACACAGCATTGTCCATGCATTTAGAACATTCGAACAGGTatgggaagagctttgcactgATATCAAACAAGGTGTCCTCAGCAGCCGGATCACGGTTCCGTCGATCCGAGCAGTCATGTCCAAGCTCCTAAAACCGAACCCAGAGCTTGCCAACCTGATCCATGCAAAATGTGTGGGATTGAGCAACTGGTATGGCCTAATACCAGAGCTTTTTCCTAATGCAAAGTATGTGTACGGAATAATGACAGGGTCAATGGAGccatatttgaaaaagatgaggcaTTATGCTGGGGAGCTGCCATTGTTGACCGCTGACTATGGATCCTCTGAAGGGTGGATTGCTGCAAATGTGAACCCAAGACTTGCACCTGAATTTGCTACTTATGCTGTGCTTCCTCAAATTGGTTACTTTGAATTCATTCCACTTACACAGCTTGAAAATAATgatgcttcttcttctttcctctcTATTGATCTCAACCCAGTGGGCCTCTCTGAGGTCAAGGTTGGTGAGGAGTACGAAATTGTCATCACCAATCCAGCAG GTTTATACAGGTATAGGCTAGGGGACGTTGTGAAGGTTATGGGATTCCATAACTCAACTCCAGAACTGAAATTCGTTCGTCGGAGCAGTCTTCTTCTTACCATCAACATTGACAAGAACACGGAGGCGGATTTGCAGTTGGCGGTGGAAGCGGCGGGGAAAGTGTTGGCAGAGGAGAAACTAGAAGTAGTTGACTTCACCAGCCATGTTGACTTGTCAAAGGAGCCAGGGCATTATGTTATATTCTGGGAAATCAATGGAGAAGCTAGTGAACAAGTTCTTGGTGAATGCTGCAACTGTTTGGACAAGTCCTTTGTTGATGCAGGGTACACTAGCTCCCGCAAGGTCAACTGCATTGGTCCCCTCGAACTCCGGCTTGTTAGGAGGGGAACATTCCAGAAGATTCTAGAACATTACCTTGGACTTGGAGCTACTGTTAGTCAGTATAAGACTCCAAGATGTGTAGGCCCTACAAACTCCACTGTCTTGCAAATCTTGACTGATAATGTTGTCAAAACCTATCTCAGTACTGCTTTCAattga